In a genomic window of Zingiber officinale cultivar Zhangliang chromosome 9B, Zo_v1.1, whole genome shotgun sequence:
- the LOC122023929 gene encoding DDB1- and CUL4-associated factor homolog 1-like isoform X1 codes for MAEERAAAAAVAVAAAAADTPAEAPKVDGKEDEAILARAQKLISKIVETQVNPNPRHLHALATILEAQESRYLEETANSPFNNIRSSHNIGRLGNLVQESDEFYDLISTKFLTESVYSLSIRAAAARLLISCSSCWMYPHVFEDAVLDNVKSWVILDMVVSDDNCIWKRELGEDKPTDSEMLRTYSTGLLALSLASSSQVVEDMLTSELSTKLMRYLRTRHFGDSNSCTAETNHPSSSSSIRARDEARGRSRLGSSRIGDRRLSANPDTDRDDVIKQGQGDHSWGDGSESQKSVLTDSSSELVSANNLIEESPGATADGRQKINSGPINSKSECSPGSSALCVDADDKGVNGTCIVNHGLPKSEVNARITEVTPENENSPSPSCGAHLEGMSRPSRERNFSQQDDNGNVVIAKDNSDMLDCNDSIIEEDNDERLQDCIVGKRDISNMVKKALRAAEAEARTANAPIEAIKAAGDAAAELVKTAAMEAWKSTNDEEAAVLAASQAASTVVEAALTTEISRNASRVTNEIMEKPLEAKEEVDRENFTIWETEHLARLRDKYSIQCLEYLGEYVEALGPILHEKGVDVCLALLQRSCRDREASSELLLLPEVLKLICALAAHRKFAALFVDRGGIQKLLSVRRDIHTFFGLSSCLFTIGSLQAIMERVCALPSAVVHQVVELALQLLECAQDLARKNAAIFFAAAFVFRAILDSFDSQEGLQKMLNILHTASSVRSGGNSGALGVPNASARNDRSPGEVLTSSEKQIAYHTCVALRQYFRAHLILLVDSLRPNKSSRGIARSNSNARAAYKPLDISNEAMDSVFLQIQRDRKLGPTFVRTRWAVVDKFLAFNGHITMLELCLAPSVDRYLHDLAQYALGVLHIVTLVKDSRKLIINASLNNNRVGMSVILDAANGVGYVDPEVIHPALNVLVNLVCPPPSISNKPSVAAQGQQPVSVQTWNGPSENREKHYERNNSDNVAAFAVQNETRERNAEPGSSSNTPAPSMSAGVVGDRRISLGSGYGSAGLAAQLEQGYHQAREAVRANNGIKILLHLLNPRMITPAAALDCIRALACRVLLGLARDESIAHILTNLQVGKKLSELIRDLSSQVSGTGQSRWQSELIQVSVELIAIVTNSGRASTLAATDAAAPTLRRFERAAIAAATPITYHSRELLLLIHEHLLASGLTATAALLQKEADLTPLPSLGAPAPPLHQTNIQETMSVQFLWPSGRAPGGFLVDFTKIASQDDESCLKSNLAFSSLKRKQSRYASKSSHGKGQLSSHASSNARASSLSKATALCSGAETPSVSFPKATSETEVPLRTPICLPMKRKHLELKNSSDATPAKRLAIMDPSSQSPLFQTPYSCRKNFLPMDTGSLSPFVYQSPGEPFSRTSFNNIIGDTPDDIRCQITPGMPLTSIPQPGPLGNSQLGNTERMTLDSLVVQYLKHQHRQCPAPITTLPPLPLLQPHICPEPSHSLRAPANVTARVSNREFRKQYGGVYAHRNDRQYIYSRYRHCRTCRDETTLLTSLTFLGDSSRIATGSHSGELKIFDSNSGNLLESQTCHQSSITLLQSALSGGNHLVLSSSFHDVKLWDASSILGDPLHTFASCKAARFSHLGTSFAALSSEASRREVFLYDVQTFTQELKLSDNRSFQSGTVRGHAQSLIHFSPMDTMLLWNGTLWDRRTSHAIHRFEQFTDYGGGGFHPAGNEVIINSEVWDLRKFKLLRTVPSLDQTVITFNGGGDVIYAILRRNVEEITSAINARRVRHPLFPAFRTIDAVNYLDIATVQVDRCVLDFATDPTDSFVGVIAMDDHEEMFSSARVYEVGRKRATDDDSDPDDGGESDEDEDENEESDDVDIDSIFEADLAGEGDSSDDLSNEDDEDGDSADDLDEDGDVNYDDLDDFEAAQGMLEIMAVGDEDADVDDDSEVLESLSSYEEGDFA; via the exons ATGGCGGAGGAGCGGGCGGCAGCGGCTGCGGTCGCGGTTGCGGCGGCAGCAGCGGATACGCCTGCGGAAGCGCCTAAGGTGGACGGGAAGGAGGACGAGGCGATCCTCGCTCGAGCGCAGAAGCTGATATCCAAGATTGTCGAGACGCAGGTCAACCCCAACCCTAGGCACCTCCATGCGCTGGCCACGATTCTCGAGGCCCAGGAATCCAG ATATCTTGAGGAAACTGCAAATTCACCTTTCAACAACATTAGGTCATCTCACAACATTGGAAGGTTGGGTAACTTAGTTCAG GAGAGTGATGAATTTTATGACTTAATATCAACCAAATTCTTAACGGAAAGTGTATATTCGCTGAGTATACGTGCTGCTGCTGCTAGGTTGTTAATTAGCTGTTCTTCCTGTTGGATG TATCCACATGTTTTTGAGGATGCAGTGCTTGACAATGTCAAAAGTTGGGTCATTTTGGATATGGTAGTTTCTGATGATAACTGCATTTGGAAACGTGAACTGGGAGAGGATAAGCCAACTGATTCTGAGATGCTGAGGACTTATTCTACTggacttcttgctttatctttggcTAG TAGCAGTCAGGTAGTGGAAGATATGCTGACATCGGAATTGTCAACAAAGCTCATGCGATATCTGCGCACGCGACACTTTGGCGACTCTAACTCTTGTACTGCTGAGACTAACCATCCTTCATCTTCTAGTTCCATCAGAGCAAGAGATGAAGCTAGAGGTAGATCTCGCTTGGGGAGTTCAAGGATTGGTGACCGGAGGCTATCAGCTAATCCAGATACTGATAGGGACGATGTTATTAAACAAGGTCAAGGAGATCATTCTTGGGGAGATGGAAGTGAGTCACAGAAATCTGTACTAACTGATTCTTCATCAGAGTTGGTCAGTGCAAACAATTTGATTGAGGAATCTCCAGGTGCTACTGCTGATGGAAGGCAGAAGATAAATTCAGGGCCTATAAATTCAAAATCTGAGTGTTCTCCTGGATCATCTGCCCTATGCGTTGATGCTGATGATAAGGGGGTGAATGGAACTTGTATAGTAAACCATGGATTGCCAAAGAGCGAAGTTAATGCAAGGATTACTGAAGTTActccagaaaatgaaaacagtCCATCTCCATCTTGTGGAGCACACTTAGAAGGAATGAGTCGACCTTCTAGGGAAAGAAACTTCAGTCAACAGGATGACAATGGAAATGTAGTTATTGCAAAAGATAACTCAGACATGCTTGACTGCAATGATTCCATCATTGAAGAGGATAATGATGAACGATTACAAGATTGTATTGTTGGCAAAAGGGACATATCTAACATGGTGAAAAAAGCATTAAGAGctgctgaagctgaagccagaacgGCTAATGCTCCTATAGAAGCTATAAAAGCAGCTGGTGATGCAGCGGCTGAACTTGTCAAGACTGCTGCTATGGAG GCGTGGAAAAGCACAAATGATGAAGAAGCTGCAGTTCTGGCTGCATCTCAAGCTGCATCTACTGTTGTTGAAGCTGCTTTGACGACTGAGATTTCACG GAATGCGAGTCGAGTAACCAATGAAATTATGGAAAAGCCTCTTGAAGCCAAAGAGGAGGTTGATAGAGAAAATTTCACTATATGGGAGACTGAGCATCTTGCAAGGCTGAGAGACAAATACTCCATTCAGTGCCTTGAATATTTGGGGGAATATGTTGAAGCTCTAGGACCCATTCTACATGAAAAGGGTGTAGATGTCTGCCTTGCACTCTTACAACGCAGCTGTAGAGATCGTGAAGCTTCTTCTGAACTCCTATTGCTGCCTGAAGTCCTCAAGCTGATATGTGCCTTGGCTGCACACAGGAAATTTGCTGCCTTATTTGTTGATCGGGGAGGAATACAGAAACTTCTCTCTGTTCGCAGGGATATACATACATTTTTTGGTCTTTCTTCATGTTTGTTTACCATTGGTTCCCTTCAG GCTATTATGGAACGTGTTTGTGCTCTGCCGTCCGCTGTGGTGCATCAGGTGGTTGAGTTAGCTCTTCAGCTACTGGAATGTGCTCAAGATCTAGCAAGGAAAAATGCAGCTATATTTTTTGCTGCTGCATTTGTCTTCAGAGCAATTCTGGATTCCTTTGATTCACAAGAAGGCCTTCAGAAAATGTTAAATATTTTGCATACTGCATCGTCTGTTAGATCTGGTGGGAACTCTGGTGCTTTAGGTGTACCTAATGCATCTGCAAGAAATGATCGATCACCTGGTGAAGTACTGACTTCATCAGAAAAGCAGATTGCTTATCACACTTGTGTTGCACTGCGTCAGTATTTTAGGGCCCATCTTATTCTTCTTGTGGATTCACTTCGCCCAAATAAAAGTAGTCGAGGTATAGCCAGAAGTAACTCAAATGCGAGGGCTGCTTATAAGCCACTTGACATCAGCAACGAAGCCATGGATTCTGTTTTTCTTCAAATACAGCGTGACAGAAAGCTTGGCCCTACATTTGTTAGGACCCGTTGGGCAGTTGTGGATAAGTTCTTAGCCTTTAATGGCCATATAACAATGTTAGAGTTGTGTCTG GCCCCATCTGTTGATCGGTATCTTCATGATTTGGCTCAATATGCATTAGGTGTTCTCCATATTGTCACTTTGGTAAAAGATAGTCGTAAACTAATCATAAATGCTTCTTTGAACAATAACCGAGTGGGCATGTCAGTTATTCTTGATGCAGCTAATGGTGTTGGTTATGTTGATCCTGAG GTGATTCATCCAGCCTTGAATGTGTTAGTAAATCTTGTATGTCCACCTCCTTCAATCAGCAACAAACCTTCTGTGGCAGCCCAAGGTCAGCAGCCTGTTTCAGTTCAAACATGGAATGGTCCTTCAGAAAATAGAGAGAAACATTATGAAAGAAATAACTCAGACAATGTTGCTGCATTTGCTGTCCAGAATGAGACGCGGGAGAGAAATGCAGAACCTGGTTCTAGCTCAAACACCCCTGCACCTTCTATGTCCGCAGGAGTGGTTGGTGACCGAAGGATATCTTTAGGATCTGGATATGGGTCTGCTGGCCTTGCTGCTCAGTTGGAACAAGGATATCATCAGGCTAGGGAGGCTGTTCGAGCCAACAATGGCATCAAAATTCTGTTGCATCTTCTGAACCCTCGGATGATTACACCTGCGGCTGCTCTTGACTGCATCAGAGCTTTAGCATGTCGTGTATTGCTTGGTTTAGCAAGAGATGAATCAATTGCACACATATTAACAAATCTGCAG GTCGGTAAGAAGCTTTCAGAACTTATTCGAGATTTGAGCAGCCAAGTATCCGGAACTGGACAATCAAGGTGGCAGTCTGAGTTGATTCAAGTTTCTGTTGAGTTGATTGCA ATTGTAACAAATTCTGGGCGTGCAAGCACCTTGGCAGCCACTGATGCTGCTGCTCCTACACTTAGGCGCTTTGAAAGAGCAGCAATAGCTGCAGCAACTCCTATAACTTATCACTCCAG AGAGCTGTTATTGCTGATACATGAGCATCTACTGGCATCTGGTTTAACTGCTACGGCTGCCTTGCTACAGAAGGAAGCTGACTTGACACCTTTGCCATCATTAGGAGCACCAGCACCACCATTACATCAAACAAATATCCAGGAAACTATGTCTGTGCAATTTCTGTGGCCATCTGGTCGTGCACCTGGTGGATTCCTAGTTGATTTTACAAAGATAGCTTCTCAAGATGATGAAAGTTGTTTAAAGTCCAATTTAGCTTTTAGTTCTTTGAAAAGGAAACAGTCCAGGTATGCTTCCAAGTCCTCCCATGGGAAAGGCCAACTTTCATCACATGCATCATCCAATGCTAGAGCATCTAGTCTTTCAAAAGCAACTGCACTTTGCAGTGGAGCAGAAACACCATCTGTATCATTTCCCAAAGCTACTTCAGAAACAGAAGTGCCACTTAGAACACCAATTTGTTTACCAATGAAAAGGAAACATTTGGAGTTGAAGAACTCTTCAGATGCAACACCAGCTAAACGTCTTGCAATAATGGACCCATCTTCTCAATCTCCATTATTTCAGACACCATATTCTTGTAGGAAGAATTTTCTGCCAATGGACACTGGAAGCTTGTCCCCCTTTGTATATCAGAGTCCAGGAGAACCATTCAGCAGAACATCATTCAACAACATTATTGGAGATACACCAGATGACATTCGATGTCAGATCACACCTGGAATGCCATTGACATCTATTCCTCAACCTGGCCCGCTTGGTAACTCACAATTAGGAAACACTGAAAGGATGACACTTGACTCATTGGTGGTGCAATATTTGAAGCATCAACATCGACAGTGCCCAGCTCCTATTACCACTTTGCCTCCACTTCCTCTTTTGCAACCACACATCTGCCCAGAACCTAGCCATAGCTTGCGTGCACCTGCAAATGTAACAGCACGTGTTAGTAATCGAGAGTTCAGGAAGCAATATGGTGGGGTTTATGCTCATCGTAATGACCGTCAATATATATACAGCAGATACAGGCATTGTCGCACTTGCCGTGATGAAACTACACTTCTAACATCTCTTACTTTCCTTGGGGACTCTTCACGTATTGCAACAGGGAGCCATTCCGGTGAATTAAAGATATTTGATTCAAACAGTGGCAATTTATTAGAGTCTCAGACCTGCCACCAGAGTTCTATTACACTGCTTCAATCAGCCTTGTCTGGTGGAAACCACTTggttctctcttcttcctttcatGATGTCAAGCTGTGGGATGCTTCATCCATATTAGGAGATCCTTTGCATACATTTGCAAGTTGCAAAGCTGCTCGCTTTAGTCATTTAGGTACCAGCTTTGCAGCCTTATCATCAGAAGCATCGCGCCGAGAGGTTTTTCTATATGATGTGCAAACTTTCACACAAGAGTTGAAACTTTCTGATAACCGAAGTTTCCAGTCAGGCACAGTTCGAGGGCATGCCCAATCACTTATACACTTTAGCCCTATGGATACAATGTTACTATGGAATGGAACTTTGTGGGATAGGAGAACTTCACATGCAATTCATCGGTTTGAACAGTTTACTGATTATGGTGGAGGTGGATTTCATCCTGCTGGAAATGAG GTTATCATAAATTCAGAGGTGTGGGATCTCCGGAAGTTCAAGCTTCTGAGAACAGTACCATCATTGGACCAGACGGTGATTACTTTTAATGGTGGTGGGGATGTCATTTATGCAATCCTGAGGCGCAACGTGGAAGAGATTACTTCAGCCATCAACGCACGTCGCGTTCGGCACCCACTGTTTCCTGCCTTCCGCACCATTGACGCTGTGAATTACTTAGACATTGCGACTGTCCAGGTTGACCGATGCGTCCTAGACTTTGCCACCGATCCTACAGACTCTTTTGTTGGTGTCATTGCCATGGATGACCATGAAGAGATGTTCTCATCTGCTAGGGTCTACGAGGTTGGAAGGAAGCGTGCCACCGATGATGATTCAGACCCAGATGATGGTGGTGAGTCAgacgaggatgaagatgaaaacGAGGAATCGGATGATGTGGATATAGATTCAATCTTTGAGGCTGATTTGGCCGGTGAAGGTGACTCCTCAGATGATCTGAGTAATGAGGATGATGAAGATGGCGACAGTGCAGATGATCTCGACGAAGATGGTGATGTCAACTACGATGATCTTGATGATTTTGAGGCGGCTCAAGGAATGCTTGAGATCATGGCCGTGGGGGATGAGGATGCAGACGTGGACGACGACAGTGAGGTTCTTGAGTCCCTCAGTAGCTATGAGGAAGGGGATTTTGCCTGA